The sequence CCGACGATATTATCGTGCATTTGCACCATGGCCTTCCACCAGTAAGTTTTGATGTTGTTCTTTAGTTCGGCCCCATTTTGCCCGTAATCGTAAACGGCGCTCAGGCCGTCGTAAATTTCGCTCGATGGAAAAACAAAGCCATACTCCTTGGCATGGGCGATAACATTTTTAAACAGTTCGTCGGTATTTGTACTCATAACGTTGCAAAGATAGTTTTTAGTCCGGAAGTCCGAAAGACCGTAAGTGGTTAATGTCGATTATTTTAGTAGGATTTTTTAGAATGCGCGGATGAATGTCTGAAACAGAATTAAAGAATGAACAGAATTCTGGAAATTCTAAAATTCGGTGAATTCGGGTTCAGACAAAATGACCCAATGACAGCGAAGCGAATGACTAATGACCGAACCTCACGATCTGGAAAAACAAGATCATGCGGTAAAACTGTATGAACGAGAAAAAGCTGCCTGCTATCAGCAAGGCTACAACAATGCTCCAGATAAGATGTGGCTTGTAAAAGCGATTAATGGCAACAGCGGCGTATATACCAACACAAGCCGTGGTTAGCAAGCTGGAAATATTATCAAAATCGGCCGAGTAGCTTATGCGGGTAATGGCATAAAACGGTAGGGTAACAAAATAAAAACTGGCCAGCGCCAATAATAGTATAAAGGCGCAAAAGTGAGTGGCAAAGGTTAAATGTTCCACAAAATATTGCTTCTTCTTAAAAAAGAAAAGGGCAAATATTCCCCCGTATAAAGGGATAAACAGGAAGATCATTTCCTTTGACAATACTTTTATCTTCTCGTTAAAAAGCTGAGTGTATTCGGCTAAAGTGAGATGTTTTTCGGCAAGTAACCCGCCGATTATTTGTTTGGTGTTGTAATTGGTAAAAGGAGTGAAAGTAATATAGTTATAAAGGCTAAGGCTGTACATATTGTGAAAGGCCAATACAAAAAACAGCAAATTCACCACCAAAAAAAACTGGATGGGGCGCATAAAATACACTCGTCGCCCATGGGTGTATTCTAAACTTAGCTGGCCCGGTTTAGTAATAAGCATTTTTACCGTACGGAAAAACTTATTATCAAAGTGCATAAAGCCCTCAAACAATTCTTCGGCAAATTCTTTAAGCGATAATTGCTTCGGATCGAACGATTTTTCGCCGCAGCTTGGGCAAAATTTTTCGGGGTGGCTGTTACCACAGGTTTTACACTCCATTATTTAATGCTGATCAGTTTTAGTTGCTGCAATATAATTAATTGCGGTGAAAAATGCGATGATGGCAATTTAACCACAGAGGTCACAGAGGAAGAAACCACAGAGGACACGGAGCTTTTATAGTTCAATAAACTTGCTCTTTGTGTCAATTTGTGAAAGGTCTCTGTGTTCTCTGTGCAAACCTCCGTGTCCTCTGTGGTTAGATCTTCACAACACCTCTTAACTTTCTCACATCTCATATCTCATATCTCGCATCTAACATCTAAATTTGAGGCCATGAGCATCAGCGTACAGGGATTAACCAAAGTATACGGCAGCCAGAAGGCGGTTGATAACATCAGCTTTACGGCGCAGCCTGGCGTATTGGGCTTTTTGGGGCCTAACGGCGCGGGCAAATCCACCACCATGAAAATGCTGACGGGCTTTGTACCGCAAACGTCGGGTACGGCTACGGTTGCGGGGTTTGATATCAATACCCAGTCGCTGGAGGTGCGCAGCCGCATCGGGTACCTGCCCGAGAACAATCCGCTGTACCTGGATATGTACGTAAAGGAATCGCTGGCATTTATTGCCGGCATCCATGGCATGAAGGAACCTGCCCTACGCATTGCCGAAGTAATTGAACTGACCGGCCTGCAGCCCGAGCAGCATAAAAAGATAGGGCAGCTATCGCGCGGGTACCGCCAAAGGGTAGGCCTGGCGCAGGCCATCCTGCATAATCCCGAAGTACTGATACTGGATGAACCTACATCCGGTCTCGACCCGAACCAGTTGATCGGCATCCGCCAGCTGATCCGTGATTTGGGTAAAACTAAAACCATCATCCTGAGCACCCACATTATGCAGGAGGTAGAAGCGGTTTGTAACCAGGTGATCATTATTAACAAAGGCAAAATAGTAGCCGATGATACGCTTAAAGGATTAACCGATGTGCACAAGGGCCAATCGTTAGAGCAGATTTTTATCAGCCTTACTAATAATTAAGGGATAATAAAATGTTACTTTTAGGGTTGTATTTATTCACAACCGCCTACAATGAAAAAAAGCCTTACCCTGTTTTTATTACTGGCCGCATTGGCTATTACCGCTAACGCCCAAAAAAAGCCGGCTGGCAATTTTTTTAACCTTGCCATACAAGGCGCTATGCCTGTTAGTAACAACGAGTACAATTTTGGTATCGGTATATCCGGTCAGTTCGAGATCCCGGTATCAACAGATGTCCATTTTACAGCTGGGGCAGGATATATCAGTTTGCAAATAAAAGATAGTTTTAAAAAAATACTCTCCGCCGCGGGCGATAACTCCTCGTCGCATGGTTTTATCCCGGTGCAAATCGGTATCAAATATTTTTTATCACAGCAATTTTATGCCGCGGCACAAACCGGCGCGGTACTTGGCAGTAAAAGCGGTACGGGCACGGCCTTTATCTATAGCCCCGGCCTTGGCTGCGTGATACCTGTACAAAACGGCAATGCCTTTGATATTGGTGTACGGTACGAGGGCTGGGCTCAAAGCAATAGCCTTAACTTTATTGGGGTGCATGCCGCTTTTAAATTCGGTTTGTAATATTTTAATTGAAAGAAGACTTTTAAACGGAATAGGGTTTGGAGGCCACCTCTTGTTTATGCAATAAACTGTATTTTTAACCTCATCAATTATCAATACCCGTATATGAAAAAAATAATACTCTCGTTAATGCTGCTGGCGGGCGTTGGCCTAACGGTAAAAGCCCAGGAGTTCCCGCGTACCGCTTTCAGCATAGGCCCCGAACTGGGTTTCCCGTCTAATAGCGTTTACAATATTGGTTACGGCGCATCGGCTAAAATTGAATTTCCGGTTGTGGGCAAGCTTGGCCTTTCATTAACCGGCGGATATAGCCGTTTTCACTATAAAAGCTCGCTTACCGGTGCTTTCGGCGCGCAGGCGCCAAGTTCGTTTATCCCGCTAAAGGCAGGTGTGCGCTATGGCGTTAGCACTGGTCTTTACCTGGAGGCTGAGGGAGGTAATGTCATCGAAACCACCAGCAATTTCACCAACAATAGCCGCAATATGTTCGCGTTTTCTATTGGCCCGGGCTTCCTTTTCCGGATCAGCGAGAAACAAAATATCGATTTGGGTATCCGGTACGAGCAGTGGTCTAAAAACGTGCTGAAACAAACCGCGCTAAGGGTAGCCTACCGCATAGGCTGGTAGATATAAATATATTTAACCAGGCCATGTTGCATCAAATTTTAAAGCAAGCGCTATTTATATCCGGTATTACGCTGCCCTTGTGGCTCGTTTTCAGGATTGTAGTGAACAGCTATAAAAAGCGGCAGGGCACCGGGCTTTTGTGGGGACAGGAGTTAAAGCAATTTGTGCTTTACGTGTATATCATCTGCGTTTTAATGATCACCGTGATGCCCCTGCCAATGACCAGGCACCACGGGCCTAAGCGCGGCCATATCAATATTTTACCAATAGCAAATACGGCCAAACAATTTAACGCGGTGTTAGCCCGCGGCACCCACGGAATGATGGTACACGCGCTGGAGAACATTGTAGGGAACGTGATCTTATTTTTGCCCTTAGGCATTTGCCTGCCTATGTTGTGGCCGCAGTATTTTAACTTTAAAAGGGTTTTGCTTACCGCCTTCCTGTTCTCGCTGACTATCGAACTAACGCAACTGTTTTCGCGGCAATTTGGGATATACCGATCGGTTGATGTAGATGATGTGATATTAAATACCTGCGGCGCCATTTTAGGTTTTGCTACCATCGGGCGGCTGTTCAGGCAAAAGCGCGTGCTTAACCAAGTTTAGATAAATAACAGATAATGTCAGCCAAAGATCACATTCAGGCCGATCATTAGTTAGCAGGCATCCGGGCAATCATTTTTTGCGTTTGTAAGGATATACAGGTAAAAACGTCTAACAAAAAACACAATACATTTTATAAGGACTATATGAAGAAGAACATTTTTTATTTGATACTGCTGTTCACCATCAGTTGCGCCACAGTCTTCGCACAGGATCACGACATCAGCGGCAGCAAAAGTTTTAAGGAGATGAATAGCCATAAGGCCACGGCATCTAAAACAAAAAAGCTGGATACAGCTACCTTTGCCACCGGCTGCTTCTGGTGTACTGAAGCCAAGTTTCAGCAATTGAAGGGCGTTAAAACAGTAACCTCGGGCTTTACCGGCGGGCATGTTAAAAACCCTACCTACGAACAGGTTTGCACCGGCGAGACCGGCCATGCCGAAGCTTGTAACATTGTTTATGATCCGGCGGTGATCAGTTATGATGAACTGCTGGCCGCCTTTTTTACCGCGCACGACCCAACCCAGCTTAACCGCCAGGGCAATGATGAAGGCACGCAATACCGCTCGGATATATTTTACCACAATGCCGATCAGAAAAGCAAAGCTCAATATTATATTGCCAAGCTGAACGAAGAAAAGGTGTACAAGGATAAGATAGTTACCCGTGTTGATCCCTACACCGCGTTTTACAAAGCCGAGGGCTATCACCAGGATTATTTTAACCGCAACCCTAACCAGGCCTATTGTAAATATGTGATACAGCCCGCGCTGGAAAAATTTAAGGCCGTATTTAAAGACAAAATGAAAAAATGAAAAGGATAGTAGTTTTAATAGCATTGTTTTGCGCCGTGAGTGGCGCTTATGCGCAAAATATTAAAAACGATAAGGCGCACGCCAACAACCCTTATTACAGTAACACGGACACAAAAAAGCTGCACGTAAGTAATGCCGAGTGGAAGAAGATCCTCCCGCCCGCGTTGTATGCTACAGCCCGCGAAGCCGATACCGAGCGCCCCTTTACCGGTAAGTACTGGAACGCCAATGCAAAGGGTACCTACTATTGCGCGGTGTGCGGTAACCTTTTGTTCCGTAGCACGGCTAAGTTTGCCAGCGATTGCGGCTGGCCCAGCTTTTTTGAAACGCAAAATAAAAACGCGGTGATCTATCGCGAAGATCATTCGGTGGGAATGGATCGTACCGAGGTGCTTTGCGCCCGCTGCGAATCGCACCTGGGGCATATTTTTGACGACGGCCCGCCACCTACCGGCAAGCGCTTCTGCATGAACTCGGTTTCGCTTGATTTTTTGCCGGATGAGTTGAAGAAGAAGTAGTAACACGCACTTTCAATAGCTATATAAGGACTTACGAAGTTTTTAAAACTTCGTAAGTCTTTTTTGTTTATAACGATGTCATTGCGAGGAGCGGCGCGGGTATGTGAAGCGGGGCGACGCGGCAATCTCGTCGCTTTGCTCTGCTTACTACGAGATTGCCGCGCTATCGCTCGCAATGACAAGTTGTGTAATTATTCTGTTCAAGCACACTTTCATCACATTTTTCAACCCTTTAGTCACATTTATTTTCCTGCCGGCTACAGCTGCCGTATGCTTGTATCATAATTAAAAAACGAGATATGAAATACAGCAGAATAGAGTTTGGCATCGCTACCTTTTTGTTCGTAATGTTCCTTTTTGCCAGCATTGGCGGAGGCAGGTTTCCCGGGGGCTGGGGATTTGGCTATATGTTAATGACAACCTCGGCCTACGTGGGCTTCCTGTTACTTAATTATTATGTAGTGCCAACGTTTTGGTTCAAAAAGCGCTACTTCGAGGCAGTGGGCTTAACGCTGTCGGTATACACCATGGTCGGGTTGTGCAACACGGTGCTCTTTAGTTATACCCGCTCGTGGATGTACGATAGGGTCTCGCTTTTCCAGGCTAATCTTTCTTTTTTAAGTTATGGTTTTTCTGTAGCGGGCTTGTTTATGCTTATTTACGCTTTATATGTGCTCGTCAGGGAAATTATCTTTTACCAGTATAAACTGGCACAGGTAAAGCAAAGCCTGCCGTCGCGTATCACCCGCGAGATTGTACTCGTTTTTAGCATATGGTTGGCTATACTGTTACCTATGCTGGTGCTTCGGGGAACTGGGCTGATGCGTGATATTGGTCCTTTCTACTTTTTTACATTCCCTTATTGCTGCATCATTTATTTCCTCAATTTATACTGGCTTATCCCCGGTTATAAAAATAACCCAGAAAACACTGGCCTGAAATACTTCTTTAGTATACTGGGAATAGCAATAGCGGTGGGTCTTATACAAGTCGCCTTGCTATTGCAAATGCGTTACTCGTTAACAGGCATAATTATATTATTCTGGCTGATACCTACGGCTATCTCTGTTGCCGCATCATGGTGGATATACTGGCGCAACCAGGAAACGTTCAGGCAGTTAACTACATTGCAAACAGCTTTGGGCAATACCAGCGCCAACCTGCAATACCTGCGCTCGCAGATCAACCCGCACTTTTTGTTTAACGCGCTGAATACCCTTTATGGCACCGCCCTGATGGAAAAGGCTGATAAAACCGGCGAGGGCATCCAGAAGCTGGGCGATATGATGCGCTTTATGCTGCACGAAAATCACCAGGATAAAATTGCCCTTAATCGGGAGCTGGAGTACCTGCACAACTATATCGACCTGCAAAATATGCGGCTGGCGCTATCGCCCGATATGGAGATCGATATCCAGATAGATGAAATGGATGGTTATTACGAAATAGCCCCCATGCTGCTGATCCCTTTTATAGAGAACGCCTACAAACATGGCATTAGCCTGCAAAGCAAATCGTGGATAAACGCCAGCCTTTACAAGCAGGGTGATGTACTACACCTGGATGTGCACAACAGCATCCACCCTGTTTATATGAACGACCCCGAGCGCGATCAATCGGGCACCGGCTTAGCTAATGTGCGCCAACGGCTGGAACTCGTTTATCCCCGCCGGCACGAACTGGTGGTACGACAAAACGCCAAAGAGTTCTTCGTTCACCTATCCATCACTTTAAATACTATAAAACCATAATAAAATGAAAAATCTTTATGTAACCCTTTTATTGGCGCTGGTTTTTTCCGGCAGCCACGGGCAAAGCTTTACCCTTAAAGGCCACGTTACCATGGCCGATAGCCTCATTATTATATTCACCAATGGCATTGGTAAAATAGATACAATACAGCCTAAGGCGGGCTATTTTGAAGCGCACGGTACTATCGAACACCCTGATATGTACACCATGTTATTCCAAAACAAACACAACATGCGCCAGTATGTAAAAGAGGATATGTTTATAGAGGGCGGAAACATTACCGTTGAGTGCGATTTTAAAAAGAAGATGCTGAACTATAAATTGGAAAATGATAAAACCGATAAGGCATACATTGAATATTGGAAGCGTTTTAGTCCGCTGGTGCGGGTGGCGCGTATGACGATCGACTCATCGTACCTGCCCGGCAAAACAGCCGACGAAAAGAAGACTTACGCTGCCGTTTACAAGCGTGTTTGCGAAGTAGAAAATGATGTAGCCCGGCAATTTGTAAAAGAGAATACCAATAACATATTAGGTGCCTTTGTTTGCAGTAGCAGTTTGCGCAGCCTGCCGGTTGATGAACTGGAAGCCATTTATAACCGCTTCGATCCGCTGATGAAAAACACCCGGTTCCTTAAAGCTGTCGCCGATAAAATTAAAGGTACCCGCGCGGCTGTTACGGGTAACCAGGCCCCGCTGTTCACGCAAAACGGCGTTGATGGTAAGCCGCTTTCACTGGCCAATTATAAAGGTAAATATGTACTGGTTGATTTCTGGGCATCATGGTGCGGCCCCTGCCGTGCCGAGAACCCTAACCTGGTAGCTGCTTACGCGCAGTATAAAAATAAAAACTTCAGCATCCTTGGCGTATCGCTTGACGAGGATAAGAAGGCATGGATGAAAGCTATTAAAGATGATAAACTAACCTGGGACCATGTAAGCGACCTGAAGGGCTGGCAAAATGAGGCGGTAAAAATGTATGCCGTAGGCGCCGTACCCCAAAACTTTTTGATAGATCCACAAGGCAAGATCATCGCCCAAAACCTGCGCGGCGAAGAGTTAAAGGCCACTTTGGAGAAATTGGTAAAGTAACAGATCATAAATACGATGTCATTGCGAGGAGCAGTATGGGCTTTTTGTGTAGGGGGCGACGTGGCAATCTCGTCGTTCTGCCCTGCGGGCGACGGGATTGCCGCAATGACAAATTGACTATCATCACATGAAAAAAATAATCATCATCCTAACCATCATCATCACCGCGCTGCAAAGTTTCGCCCAGTTTAAAATAAGCGGGCGGGTAATGCATCCCACCAAAGGCGATAGCCTAACCCTGAACCTGCCATTTGTATACGGCTTTTACCACGAGGATAATATTAGTATCCCGGTAGATAAAAGCGGTCGCTTCAGCATCAACATCCCGGTAAAAGGGCAAAAATTTGGTACAATTAGCTGGCAGGGTGCAAGCAGCACAGTATTGCTTACCCCTGGGAGGCAGTTAACCTTATTGCTGGATACCGGAGGGAAATTCAAAACTTTTGGTGGGACGGCAGGCGGGGAGAACCGGCTGCTTAACGCGACCAAACTGGCCGAAGTTTCATTCATTACCAAGGGTTCACGACAAACCAGTCCGTATGCTAAGCTAAGCAATGTCGAAATAAAAGAGCAGGTGGTAAAACCATGGCTGGCCCTGCGCGATGAGCATTTGCAAATGGTGCAGGCAGCTAAACTATCGGCGCATGATAAAGCGTTGATCGCATCGGAAATAAAATACCACACCCTGGTTGAGCTGGATTACTTTGCCCGCGGCATTATGAACACGCCAAAGCAGCAGGTGGCCGATCTGTTGCTGGATATTTTTGATGGCGTTAAGCCCGAACCGGAAGTGTTCCCCGCGGGGCCGCAATATTACCTGTATGCCGGGGCTTATTTAAGCTATATGGAAACTAAGGTGTTCAGCCAGCATTCGCCAAATGATGAACAGGGTAAGCGGGCTTTTTTAGATCTGTACAAGATCAGCCTCGACAGCGCCACCGCGCTGGTGAAGCAGAACGGCAAGCCCTACATTAAATGGTATCTGCTGAAGGAATATTTTAGCCGCAAGGTGGCCGAACAGTATTTGGCGCAGGCCATCTACACCCAATGGCACGATAAGGACCTGAGCCATGTGGAACCCATGATGCGCGACATGCAGGCTTATTTTCCTGCCAGCAAATACCTGCCGGTATTACATAAAAAGGTAGATGCGCTTAACATCGCCCTAAAGCAAAACGAACTGAATAAGCAGATACAGGTATTTGCCGGCTATGAAAAGGTGAACTCTGTTTATGATGTGATCAGCACGTTGAAAGGTAAGGTGGTTTACCTTGATATTTGGGGTACCTGGTGCCCGGCCTGTAAGGATGACCTGAAGTATGTACCGAAGCTGAAGGCGCGTTTTAAGGATAAGAATGTGGTGTTTGTTTATTTAGATATGGACGATGACGTTAAGGATGCACAGTGGAAGACGTTTATTAAGGTAAATGGCCTTACCGGCATCCACCTGCGTAAGAATAAAGAGGACATCCAAAAGTTTTGGGACGAGTTGATCATTGATAAAAAGAAACAGAGTTTGTATCCCACCTGCTTTATCTTTGATAAAAATGGTAAGTTAGTGCAGCCCGAGGCATTGCGCCCGCCCGATGAGGCGGCCCTGTACGCCCAAATAGAAAAGTACCTGTAAGCCATGATAAAAGCCATAGCTGTTGACGATGAACCCTTAGCGCTGGAGGTGATCCGCTCGCATGCGGCGAGGGTGCCCTTTTTACAGGTAGACGCCTATTTTACCAACGCTTTCGAGGCCATCGACTACATGGCGAAGCATACCGCCGACCTATTGTTCCTGGACATCAAAATGCCCGATATCTCCGGCCTGGAACTGGCCGAGGGCCTGCAGCATAAGCCGCTTATCATCTTCACAACAGCCTATGCCGAGCATGCGGTAACCAGTTACGAGTTAAATGCCATCGACTATCTGCTAAAACCATTCTCGTACCCCCGGTTCCTGAAAGCCTGCCACAAGGCGCACGAGCAGTTACTGTTACGACAGGGAGGTAAGCTGCCGGTAGCTGATAGCATTTTTATTAAATCGGGCTATGAGCAAATTAAGATAGCCTTTGCCGATTTGCTTTACCTGGAGGGCGGCGGCAATTACATGAGTTTTATAATGACCGATGGGCGCAGCATCCTCTCGCGACTTACCATGGCCGATGCGCTGACTTTATTGCCTGCGGAGATCTTCGCGCGGGTGCACCGGTCGTATATTGTAAACAAAACCAAGATAGACCGCGTGGAGCGGCACCAGTTGCACATAGCAGGGCAGATGGTACCTATCGGCAGCGCTTTTGATAGTGGGGCGATATTGAAGTAGGTTGCCTTAGGCATTCCCAGTGCATGTGCCTTCACAAGCACCTTGCGGAGGGCGGCTTGTAAGGACACATGCCACAAAGATATCCGCTGTCGGTAGTCTCAGACTTCAGATATATATGTCCGTAGCCTGAGGCTACGGACAGTGGGGATAAAATCATGTAACACAATGTAACATAATTTTAATGAAAAAAATACTCAATTAATTGATTATCAATTTGTTAACTTTTAAAACGAGCAAAAACATGTTAACCTTTTTTTGCGCTTAATTTTATAGCTAATATTATTAATATCTTTAGGCATGAACCTTAAATGCCTTGTCGTTTTCTTTTCGCTTTTCAGCATAACGGCGCATGCGCAGCATTTACAAGGCAATGTTATTGATGGGCAAACCAACCAAACTATTCCCGGTGCTACAATCAGTATCGCAAGTAAAAATTTCTTTTACCCCGCAGATAACGATGGCAAGTTTGATATAAGCGACAGTCGTATACAATCTACCGATACCATCAGCATATCTTGTGTAGGCTATATCACGCAAAAAATGGTTGTGAGGGATTTTGGGCAGGAAACAGTAGTTAAGCTGCAGCCTTTTACAACCCAGCTTAAGGAAGTAAAAGTAGGCTATACAAAATCGCAAATTATAAACGTAGGCAGCAAGGTGAAATCATATTTCGGTACAGCTTCAATTTTGCCGGGTATGGAGATTGCCATGTTTATGCCGGGATCGGCAGGGGTAAAAGGCATCATACAAACCGCTGAATTTTACCTGCGTGAGGGGAATTTGTTTACTGGTGCTAAGGGAGATGTTACAGCGCCCTTCAGGGTGCGGTTATATAGTGTGGGGGCCGATGGTAAACCGGGTAAGGAATTGATCAGCGATGTGATCATTGTATCGGCTAAAAAGAAGAACGACTGGTTTGTGGTGGATATTTCCCGCTACCAGGTTGAAAATCCGGGTAGCGGGTTCTTTGTATCTTTTGGTTTGCTGGATGCCCGGTATTACCAGGTAAACAGCAAATACAGGGGCATATTTAGCAGTAGTGCGGATATTAAAACTCCACGGCTTAGTTTTACCGAAAAGGAGTTTAAAGAGGTGTTATCCTATCACGGCAGCAGCAACGGGTCATGGCATCCCACAAGTGCCAATTACCTGATCAGGGCTACCATAGCCGCCGATGCGTATTAGTTAATAGCAGTCAGGTCTACCGTAAATACCAGTACCGAATTGGCCGGGATAGAGCCGGTAACGTTGTTGGCATAACCCAGGCCCGATGGAATGATCAGCAGGATGCGGCCGCCAACGTTAATATGCGGGATACCCAGCGTCCAGCCGCGAATTACCGCGCCCAGGGATGTTTTAAAGCCGTTTGAGGCATCAAACTGGTTACCATTTAATAATTTACCTACATAGTTAACAGTAACGGTAGAGGTTGTGGTAGGATAATTGCCTGTGCCGGGAGTGATTACTTGGTAGTATAAGCCCGATGGGTCTTTTACCACGTTGGTAAGGCCGCCTGCTTTTACATAAGCCTGTATATCCGAATCATCTTTGGCGGCTTGTGCCGAGGCATCAAAATCGTCGCTTTTTTTGCATGATGACAGACCGGCTACCACCACTAAAAGAATCATTAAGTATTTTTTCATCAATGTATAAACTGTTATTTGGGATAAAAATTATATGTCCTTTTAACTAATCTCCAATCACTAATTCACTGTTCTTATCTTCAGCTCCGCCATTTGCGCTTCGGCAATGGTTGATGGCGAATCGATCATCACATCGCGGCCCGAGTTGTTTTTTGGGAAGGCGATCACATCGCGGATAGAATCCAACCCGGCGAAGATCGATGCAAGCCTGTCGAACCCGAAGGCGATACCACCATGCGGCGGCGCGCCAAATTCAAAGGCATCCATCAAAAAGCCAAATTGCTTTTGCGCCTCCTCTGGCGAGAAACCCAGGTGCTTAAACATCAGCGATTGCAGTTTGCGGTCGTGGATACGGATAGATCCGCCGCCAATTTCGGTACCGTTGATCACCAAATCGTAAGCGTTGGCACGCACAGCGCCCGGGTTGCTATCCAGCAGGTCGATATCTTCAGGCTTTGGCGATGTGAATGGGTGGTGCATGGCATGGTAGCGGCTGGTTTCTTCGTCCCACTCCAGCAGCGGGAAATCAACCACCCACAGCGGCGCGAATTTGTTTTTATCGCGCAGGCCAAGGCGACTGCCCATTTCCAAACGTAGTTCGTTCATTTGCTTGCGCACCTTATCGGTGCCGCCGGCCAACATCAGTATCAAATCGCCCGGCTCAGCGTTAAAGGCGGCTGCCCAGTTAGTTAGGTCATCCTCGCCATAAAACTTATCAACCGATGATTTCAACGTGCCATCGGGCTGGTAGCGGCAGTAGATCAAACCGGTAGCGCCAATTTGCGGGCGCTTCAGCCATTCGGTCAATTCGTCCAGTTGCTTGCGGGTATATTCGGCACAACCTTTGGCATTGATACCCAACACCAGTTCGGCATTGTCGAAAACGCCAAAGTTTTTGCCCTTCACCAGGCCGTTCATCTCTACAAATTCCATCCCAAAGCGCAGGTCGGGTTTATCCGATCCGTACAGGCGCATGGCATCAGCATAATCCATCCTTGGGAAATCATCCAGTTGGATGCCCTTAACATGGTTAAACAGGTGGCGGGTCATGCCCTCAAAAATATTCAGGATATCTTCCTGCTCAATGAATGACATCTCACAGTCTATCTGTGTAAACTCCGGCTGGCGGTCGGCGCGCAAATCCTCATCGCGGAAGCATTTAACGATCTGGAAGTAACGATCAAAACCGCTCACCATCAGCAATTGCTTAAAAGTTTGTGGCGATTGTGGCAGGGCGTAAAATTCGCCCGGATTCATGCGGCTTGGCACCACAAAGTCGCGCGCACCTTCCGGGGTCGATTTGATCAGCACCGGGGTCTCTACCTCAATAAAGTCAAGATCGCTCAGGTAGCGGCGCACCTCTTGCGCCATTTTATGGCGCAGCACCAGGTTGTTGCGTATCGGGTTACGGCGCAGGTCTAAGTAGCGGTATTTAGCGCGCAGTTCTTCACCGCCGTCGGTTTCGTCTTCTATCAAAAACGGCGGGATCTTCGATTCGTTCAGGATGTCGATATCTGTAACAGCGATCTCAATATCGCCGGTAGCCATTTTAGGGTTCTTGCTGGTACGCTCTAACACGGTACCACTTACGCGAATCACAAATTCGCGGCCCAGGCTGCGGCTTTTATCGCGCAGGGTAGCTTCGGTATCGGTATTTAAAACCAACTGGGTTAAACCATAACGGTCGCGCACGTCTATAAACGTGGTACCGCCCAAATCGCGCGATTTTTGCACCCATCCGCATAAAGTTACAGACTGGCCTAAGTTGCTGATATTTAATTGGCCGCAATTGTGTGTACGTAGCAT comes from Mucilaginibacter mali and encodes:
- the aspS gene encoding aspartate--tRNA ligase, with translation MLRTHNCGQLNISNLGQSVTLCGWVQKSRDLGGTTFIDVRDRYGLTQLVLNTDTEATLRDKSRSLGREFVIRVSGTVLERTSKNPKMATGDIEIAVTDIDILNESKIPPFLIEDETDGGEELRAKYRYLDLRRNPIRNNLVLRHKMAQEVRRYLSDLDFIEVETPVLIKSTPEGARDFVVPSRMNPGEFYALPQSPQTFKQLLMVSGFDRYFQIVKCFRDEDLRADRQPEFTQIDCEMSFIEQEDILNIFEGMTRHLFNHVKGIQLDDFPRMDYADAMRLYGSDKPDLRFGMEFVEMNGLVKGKNFGVFDNAELVLGINAKGCAEYTRKQLDELTEWLKRPQIGATGLIYCRYQPDGTLKSSVDKFYGEDDLTNWAAAFNAEPGDLILMLAGGTDKVRKQMNELRLEMGSRLGLRDKNKFAPLWVVDFPLLEWDEETSRYHAMHHPFTSPKPEDIDLLDSNPGAVRANAYDLVINGTEIGGGSIRIHDRKLQSLMFKHLGFSPEEAQKQFGFLMDAFEFGAPPHGGIAFGFDRLASIFAGLDSIRDVIAFPKNNSGRDVMIDSPSTIAEAQMAELKIRTVN